In Candidatus Eremiobacteraceae bacterium, a single window of DNA contains:
- a CDS encoding TonB-dependent receptor, which yields MRISLWRLFFVVASFALFTVTVFVQAANAGTTGSLGGTVVDSKTGAPIASAAVSVTSPSESATGATDRAGHFEFLSLIPDTYTVTVSKDGFASSRILGISILSDQSQNIAVRLDFAPKTIGTIQAIARSSISPVRPGTTTDVYSVNTAMTRAAATLGGGGGLNNAYSAIASMPGAFVPPNQNGVNQTVYIRGGYYDQIGYEYDGVPMNRSFDNYPSSSLSTLGQEELQIYTGGGAASSDATGLAGFINQVVRSGTVPGFFDFSGRMGSPTFYNDLSFEYGGATDNRLFSYYAGLSGYNQGLRYLTNDNGASLMDEFPSTYPSNITTNLPFWPAVYPTCDPKNPNLYTNPATSFINSDPGCLGVVSPQTDFLSNLMGREGVLNLHFGVPHKRDNGRDDIQLLYSNSSQFGQYYSSALDAGTLLPALENIGYAYTPQWPDFYTYGAGTQFLRLANAPVIGYGFPGSPSGRCLNQTGIGDFPLPIPNGCPITSSFPTGNSQLPIGYRDGRWELASVVKAQYQANLNATSYLRGFGYIFYSDTNRSGAVQDGITGPFGSVNLGGTNFDYEVGAHTRGAQLQYANQISPIHELTATLNYSESRTLRYYNFNDFNTAFQQVSNLTNGSQCYAQMDGSLANGVDQVTAGQVAPCNDPITQGDFEDPTGSPDGDPTNPMNLTCSSGGPNPIPAPACAANAAWRLTFTGNQAEINSVKPELANFSISDEWKPNGRLDITSSLRLDRDEYIITPVSSPAKDFWYASARAEFCYDPTTFQPAIVPEPPQFLHSVSPYVSFNCPMVNGVQTVHPDGKNGHILLTDAVPSNYTQTYFQPRFGLTYSLNPNTVLRLSAGRFAQEPQNYEIEYNSLEPNLAAQLVGFMQFGYNTPFHAAKAQFSNNYDASIEHNFPGTDLGFKFTPYYRWATDQLYETVSIPTLFGVSPSFTGGTERVDGVELELTKGDFNKSGLSGYLAYTYTNAAEKWSNYAGVPINAVDPYNEDIRNFNALTKAGGGSPCYANSGDGTPDPTCGATSILNPYYNVAQQPLLDKFGWYTPGLDFPYVSPNTFALVLNERVRKFAITPAFSLNEGAPYGTPADFQGLDPRTCSANQGSEGITGAPNPLTADYTSCSHAAVGASGSSPGYLWVPSPYTGKFNGFGQYRQPWQFNLGLQMSYDISPRTTANLSIVNLANACFGGSSEPWTKAYPPNNVACGYSYNKFFISNFYNGASPNDINANGVPLNKYFTVPYAPAYGDVNSANLPQPLQLYFQLQVKM from the coding sequence ATGCGGATTTCGCTTTGGCGTCTATTTTTCGTCGTTGCGAGCTTTGCGCTGTTCACCGTAACGGTGTTCGTGCAAGCGGCGAACGCCGGCACCACGGGCTCATTGGGCGGCACGGTCGTGGATTCGAAGACCGGCGCACCGATCGCCTCGGCCGCGGTGAGCGTCACGAGCCCGTCGGAGTCCGCGACAGGAGCCACCGATAGAGCCGGCCACTTCGAGTTTCTCTCGCTCATACCGGACACGTACACCGTAACGGTCAGCAAAGACGGCTTCGCGAGCTCGCGGATCCTCGGCATCAGCATCCTCTCCGACCAGAGCCAGAATATCGCGGTCCGTTTGGACTTCGCGCCGAAAACGATCGGCACGATCCAAGCCATCGCGCGGTCGTCGATCAGCCCGGTTCGGCCGGGCACCACCACGGACGTCTATTCAGTCAATACGGCGATGACGCGCGCGGCGGCCACCTTGGGCGGCGGCGGCGGACTGAACAACGCGTATTCGGCGATCGCCTCGATGCCTGGCGCGTTTGTGCCGCCCAATCAGAACGGCGTGAACCAGACTGTGTATATCCGCGGCGGCTACTACGATCAGATCGGCTACGAGTACGACGGCGTGCCGATGAACCGCTCATTCGACAACTATCCGTCGTCCTCGCTCTCCACGCTCGGCCAAGAGGAACTGCAGATCTACACGGGCGGCGGCGCCGCGAGCTCCGACGCGACCGGCCTCGCCGGCTTCATCAATCAAGTCGTGCGCTCCGGCACGGTACCTGGATTCTTCGACTTCTCGGGCCGCATGGGGTCACCGACGTTCTACAACGACCTCTCCTTTGAATATGGCGGCGCCACGGACAATCGGCTCTTCTCCTACTACGCCGGGTTGAGCGGATACAATCAAGGGCTGCGTTATCTCACGAACGACAACGGCGCGTCGCTGATGGACGAGTTCCCTTCGACATACCCGAGCAACATCACGACGAATCTGCCGTTCTGGCCCGCCGTGTACCCGACATGCGATCCGAAAAACCCGAATCTCTACACGAACCCGGCCACGAGCTTCATCAACAGCGACCCCGGCTGCTTAGGTGTGGTAAGCCCGCAGACCGATTTCTTATCGAACCTGATGGGACGCGAAGGAGTCCTCAATCTCCATTTCGGCGTGCCGCACAAACGCGACAACGGCCGCGACGATATCCAACTCCTGTATTCGAATTCGTCGCAGTTCGGACAATACTACAGCAGCGCGCTCGATGCTGGTACGCTGCTGCCGGCTCTCGAGAATATCGGTTACGCCTACACCCCGCAGTGGCCGGATTTCTACACCTACGGTGCGGGCACGCAGTTTCTCCGACTCGCCAACGCGCCTGTGATCGGATACGGATTCCCGGGTTCGCCGAGCGGCCGCTGTCTGAACCAGACCGGCATCGGCGATTTCCCGCTGCCGATTCCAAACGGTTGCCCGATCACCTCGTCTTTTCCGACCGGCAATTCCCAATTGCCCATCGGCTATCGCGACGGACGTTGGGAATTGGCAAGCGTGGTCAAAGCGCAGTATCAGGCGAACCTGAACGCCACGTCGTACTTGCGAGGCTTCGGCTACATCTTCTACTCTGACACGAATCGGAGCGGCGCAGTACAGGACGGCATCACCGGTCCGTTCGGTTCCGTGAACCTCGGCGGCACGAACTTCGATTACGAGGTCGGCGCGCACACGCGCGGGGCTCAACTGCAGTATGCCAACCAGATCTCGCCGATCCACGAGCTCACCGCCACGCTCAACTATTCAGAGTCGCGCACGCTTCGCTACTACAACTTCAACGATTTCAACACAGCGTTCCAGCAGGTGAGCAATCTCACGAACGGCTCACAATGCTATGCGCAGATGGACGGCTCCCTTGCAAACGGCGTCGACCAGGTCACCGCGGGGCAAGTCGCTCCGTGCAACGATCCGATCACGCAGGGCGATTTCGAAGACCCGACCGGATCGCCGGACGGTGATCCGACCAATCCGATGAACCTCACCTGCTCCAGCGGCGGGCCCAATCCGATTCCGGCGCCGGCGTGCGCGGCAAACGCTGCGTGGCGCCTGACGTTCACCGGCAACCAGGCGGAGATCAACTCGGTCAAGCCCGAACTCGCCAATTTTTCGATCAGCGACGAGTGGAAACCCAACGGACGACTCGATATCACTTCCAGCCTGCGCCTCGATCGCGACGAGTACATCATCACACCGGTGTCATCGCCTGCGAAGGACTTCTGGTACGCATCCGCACGCGCGGAGTTCTGTTACGATCCCACGACATTTCAACCGGCGATCGTGCCCGAACCGCCGCAATTTCTCCACAGCGTCAGCCCGTACGTCTCGTTCAACTGTCCAATGGTCAACGGCGTACAGACGGTTCACCCGGATGGCAAAAACGGTCACATCCTGCTCACCGACGCTGTGCCGTCGAACTACACGCAGACGTACTTCCAACCGCGTTTCGGGCTGACGTACTCGCTCAACCCGAACACCGTGCTGCGTCTGTCGGCAGGCCGCTTTGCGCAAGAGCCGCAGAACTACGAGATCGAGTATAACAGCCTGGAGCCGAATCTCGCCGCCCAGCTCGTCGGGTTCATGCAGTTCGGCTACAACACGCCGTTCCACGCGGCGAAGGCGCAGTTCTCGAACAACTATGACGCGTCCATCGAACACAACTTCCCCGGCACGGACCTCGGCTTCAAGTTCACGCCGTACTACCGGTGGGCGACGGACCAGCTCTATGAGACGGTCAGCATTCCCACGCTGTTCGGCGTCTCCCCATCGTTCACGGGCGGTACGGAACGCGTGGACGGCGTGGAGTTGGAATTGACGAAAGGCGACTTCAACAAGAGCGGCCTCTCAGGCTACCTCGCGTACACGTACACGAACGCAGCCGAGAAGTGGAGCAACTACGCCGGCGTACCCATCAACGCGGTGGACCCGTACAACGAGGACATCCGCAATTTCAACGCTCTGACCAAAGCAGGCGGCGGGTCGCCGTGCTATGCGAACAGCGGTGACGGTACACCGGATCCGACATGCGGCGCTACATCGATCCTCAACCCGTACTACAATGTGGCGCAGCAGCCGCTGCTCGACAAGTTCGGCTGGTACACGCCTGGCCTCGACTTCCCGTACGTCTCGCCGAACACGTTCGCGCTCGTGCTCAACGAGCGAGTCCGAAAGTTCGCGATCACGCCGGCGTTCTCGCTCAACGAGGGCGCCCCGTACGGCACGCCCGCGGATTTCCAAGGACTCGATCCTCGCACGTGCTCGGCGAATCAGGGCAGCGAAGGCATCACGGGCGCGCCCAACCCTCTCACCGCCGATTACACGTCGTGCAGTCACGCGGCGGTTGGTGCAAGCGGTTCGTCGCCAGGTTATCTATGGGTTCCGAGTCCGTACACCGGCAAATTCAACGGTTTCGGACAGTACCGTCAGCCCTGGCAGTTCAACCTCGGGCTGCAGATGTCGTACGACATCAGCCCGCGCACGACCGCCAACCTGTCGATCGTGAACCTGGCAAATGCATGTTTCGGCGGATCGAGCGAGCCGTGGACGAAGGCCTATCCGCCCAATAACGTGGCTTGCGGCTACTCGTACAACAAGTTCTTCATCTCCAACTTCTATAACGGCGCAAGTCCGAACGACATCAACGCGAACGGCGTTCCACTCAACAAATACTTCACAGTTCCGTACGCACCCGCGTACGGCGACGTCAACTCGGCCAACTTGCCGCAACCGTTGCAGCTCTACTTCCAACTACAGGTGAAGATGTAA